CTTGATCTTGCCCGAACTGTCGGGGATCACTGTCAGGTGTAGCGTGATCACGAATTGCCGTTGCGCTTGCCTGTTCGATTTTCCCGCTTCGCTTGATCTTTGAGCTCTCGCGCCTGACCGAGAAGCCTTTCACGCTCTTCCGGATC
This DNA window, taken from Streptomyces sp. SCSIO 30461, encodes the following:
- a CDS encoding DUF6381 family protein gives rise to the protein MGAAGDSEDKAGRKFNKALQLESMADRETDPEERERLLGQARELKDQAKRENRTGKRNGNS